DNA sequence from the Prochlorothrix hollandica PCC 9006 = CALU 1027 genome:
GGATTGTCTTGGACTGGAATTAGAATTGAAGCCTGAGCCAGTGTTGTTTGATGCTCAACGCTATAGAGAATTGCTCCTAACTCAATTGGGAAGTGAGTTTGAGGGTCTAAGCCTGTAGTTTCAAAGTCAATGATGAGGAGAAGCATGATATTTTAGGTGGAAACATTACCGGATCTTAAACCATTCGTAGCAAACCAATTAGATATCCTCACGGGTGATGATTTCTGAGAGTAGTAATGGTGATGTATCACAGCAAATCCTCCACAAATTCAGAAATGGGATCCACTCCCGTGATCAATAGTTCATCCCGTGCCCTGGTGCAGGCCACATAAAGCAAGTAGCGTTCTGTGTTGTAGGCATCCTCCATGTCGGATGCGTCACCGATCGTGGTTAGTCGTTCCTCCAAGGGCAGAACGTCATCATCACAGGCCATAGCTGCCACTGCCCTAAATTCCAAACCTTTAGCCAAGTGCATCGTGGACACAGCGATCGTCCCCGGCATCACTGCGTCCCATAGCTCTAGTTTCTGTGGGGTGTATTCATCGTATTGCTCGAAAGTGATTGGTGTGCGATCTGTTTGGGGTTCGGGGAGTGGTGGTTGGGGCATGGTGATTTTCTACTAGAACAGATTGGGATATTGAGGGGGCGATCGCTATGGCTTTGATGAAAGAGAATGATAGTTACTTATTGCTTTATCTCTATTAAGGATTTCGCGAGATATAAATGTAAATTTCATCGATCCATAAGTCTGTCTCCCCCTACCAGTAAAGTATTCGCCTTCAAGAATCTGACTATCTGGTGATAGTGTTAAATTTGCGTTTCCTCTGTGGATAGACATCGTTTGCACACTTTGAGCTATTGGTTCATTCATATACTCATATTTAAGAGTTGAATCTGATGCTTCCAAAGTATTTACAGAAGCCATTGTTGAATAGGATTTAGAGGTTGCTGTTGCAATACAAATACTAATATTTGTCCAAGATTGATTAATGGATAAGTAGATGTCGTCATACGTGTTGTTATTGTATGAGGAGTGAATACAACCAACCCATGTACCTTGTAAGTCAGGTATCGTTGAAACTCTAATTTTTTTAAATTGCCATGACCAAATAAACTCATCAAATAGCTTATAAAAAATCCCATAAAATCCCATGACAGACGGTGCATCTACCCACCAAGGTATTTCAAAATGCAAAGCTTTTGTTGTTGAAGTTAACATTAAAGCAAAAGCAACTGCTATAAATGCTAACCATAAGGGAATAGTTTCTCTGTCTTTAGAATTTGTAGCGTATGAGTGCATAAATACATCTCCATTAATTCCATAAATTTACTAGTTGATTAACAAAGCATTTGGCAGAATAAAAATTCCAGTGATCTGCTTTATTTCCAAACAGATATAATTGTTCATTTTGGCAAATGAATTTTTTTGCAACTCCTGATTGAAACTGTTGGTGTAGCCAAAGGACAGTCTCTTGATAAGTAGATTGTAAGGATGGCTTAAACTTTTCATCAGGAACGTTATAGAAAAGACATTCAAGAAAGTAAGAGGGAACAGATCCTTTAATGATTAAACCTTTTTCTTCAAGATAAAGCCTTGCATTTTTAAATAATCTAACAGTTGGCTTATATCTTTCTCCTGTCAAACTTTGGTTTTTATAAGTACCATTTTGATAATGCAACTTAGGGAAATTTATTATTTTTAAAGCAGCATTTTTTGTGTACAATGTCATGCCTTGTTTTGTGTACAATGTCATGCCTTGATGAAAGTTATTCAATGAATAGTACTTTCTATGCTGAATACACGGAATGACATCAACACCAAGTCTATTTGCACTTTTAGCTATTTTTAATGACTTATTACCCTGATTTACTTGTCTAGGAAGCTTACACTTCAATGATGCCAATACATGATTATAAAAAATCAACCAATGCAAATAGGGATCTGGACATCCTGTAAATCCATTGATTGCAAGGAAACTCTGTTCGGCATCACTTAATAAGGAAAAATCATGTGTATATGCTCTATTGTATTGCACTAAAATATCGACATCACTGTCTGCTCTAATATTTGTAGCATTTCTGTAAGATCCCTGAAGGTATATTTCGTAATCTCTACCTTCTTTATATCCTGTCAGAGTTAACACTGAATTGCTGGATGTAAGAACATTGCGAATTTGCTCATGTGTTTGTTTAGCGGTTACATCAGCACCTTTATTTGACCATGTTGCTAGTTGCGATTCTGAAATAGTCATGATTTAATCCTCCCCTCCATCATCTTTACCCATGCGGTACTTGATGTCATAGTTGATAATGAAATCTAGCTCTTCAGGAGAGAATCCGTAATGTTGGGCTAGAATGCGATCGATTTCGTCAATAATGGGTTTTGATTTTTTAGGATAATATTCGTCGTATATAACATTTCCAGTTGCTTTATAGTAGGCTTCTTTTCGATACTTATTTTCCTCAAAATCTCTATTTAGTATTTCAAAAAGATCAACTAATTGTTGTGCAATCTGCTTTGAAATATTTTCTATTGTAAGTGGAAAAAAATCGATTTCTCTATTGTTTAAATGCCTGCTATCTGAAAAAGCAATAAACCACCAATAAAATAAATTTGAATTCAAAACAGATCCAGCAATGCGTGTCTTATGAGAGTTCCCAAAAGAAAGAGATTTTATTTGTGTTGAAATTTTTTCCCCTTCTCTCTCATTCCAAAAATACGGTACTGTATCCATTACTCGAATAAAGTATCTTGGTGCATTATGAAAAAAGATCTTTGGTAGAGACAATTGTTGTTGCAATGAAAGAGGTGAATTTGATGTTATTTTTTCTAATATTCTTAATTCAACTTCACTACAAACTTTTGCTATAGAGTTTGGCACAATATTATTTGTTTCCAAACTAACATATTGTAATATTGAAAAAAGAAATGGTCTATACCCACTTGCCCATCTATGATATTTAGAGGTAAATAGATTTTTATTACTAAAGGCTGTAATGTAAATAAGTAACCTTTGATCAACATCATCAAACAATTTAGAAGGTCTAACGTCATAAGATGAAAGCCATATATTTATGTTTGCAAACAAATTGATAAGGCATTCCATTCTATCAGTGCAAATCGCTGAATGAGGAATTATCATTCCTGATTTTCCTTTCTTATTTGTTAAAGAAAAACACCTTTCAATAACTGGTGCGTATAGGTTTCCAGATTTTTCTGTTGCATAACCTTTTAATACATATGTTAATTTCTTTAATTCTACATAAGGTGGATTTCCAATAATCACATCAAAACCATCTTGGCTAACAATCCCATAAAACTCAACAAACCAATGAAAAGGCTGGTGACTAGATTTCCACTTTTGAAATAATTCTGGTTTCTTTGATTGTCCTTTTTTATACTCATCTGCCAAGTAGCGATCTAACTCATCATTAAGTTTTCCAAGACTTGACCGTAATTCATTTTTCTTTGTTACTAGCTGTTTACTATCTGCATTATCAACAGACTGCAAAGACCTAAATTCTTGAAAAATCTGATCAACAGCTACCGCACTCTTTTCAATGCGTTCTAGGGTGTCATCAAAAATTAATTTGCCCTGTCCAGAAGACTCAGTGTTTACTGCTTTCCTGACTTCTTCTAAAGTCGCAAAGCCAACCAAAGTATTTCCAGCCCGAATATTAAAATCAATATCTGGTAATGGTTCTATCCCATAGTTGGGTTTCTTAGGATCAGCTTCAACCTGAGAAACCAATTTTAGAAATAATCGCAACTTACAAATTTCCGTTGCCTCCTCCATGATGTCCACACCATAGAGGTTATTGATGATAATGGACTTGAGAATAAAATAGCGGCGATTGTTATGTTTACCAACGTTTTCAAGGATTTGTCTAAACTCTTGATGTCTCTGTGCTGCCTTCGGATCATCAGAGCGATCGCAGTCATCTATAAAGCCTTGCATCCTATCCAAACAAGCATCATAGATAGGTTCAAGTATATTCAGTGCAGCAAACAAAAATGCACCAGATCCACAGGTCGGATCGAGTATTGATATCTTTTCGATCGCACGGTAAAAAGCCAAGAGAAAATCTGCACTCTCACAGCTACCGATCGCATCTTGGGCAAATTGCCTGATGTCGAGGTTATAGGTGATGAGGTCGTTAATTTTGGTGATTTCACTCTTACTTAGTTTCTCTCGCAAATCAAGACAGCGTGTGCGCCTTGCAACGTGTTCGCGCCATGTCTCGGTAGGTAAGGCATAATCGGCGCTTGCCGACTTATTCCAGTTAGTCCGCTTAGAAACATCGCTAATTCCTGCTTCAATATCATCGGGTAAGGGAATATCGACTCCCTTTCGCACAGCTTCATAGATGTAGAGATCTGGACTATCTCGCAATAGTCGCCATAATGCCCCGTCAGACTCTTTCTGTGTTGCATCAAACAGGTAAGGAATAATGCAATTTTTACTGATGTACTCGGTGATATCCTCTTTGGTATAGTACGCTCCCATTTGTTTTTGGTTGATGTACTTCTCAAAGATGTATCCAAGCACATCAGGATTAATTTCTTTATCGCTACGAAGTGGGCGATCGTCTAGATGCCAGTCATACTGATCGAAAAAGTTAAAGATAGCGGTAAAGGCAATATCAGGAATTTGAATATCAGTATTTGCTTGTTCTAGTGGATGTTCTTCAAATAAACCGCCATTGAGATAAGGAATTTTCCCCAGTAATTTGTCTAGTTCTGGTGTACGGGCTTGCTTGCCTAGTCCATCATGAAATAGTCTAAGCAGGAAATAGCGGTAAAAAGAGTAAAACTGGTCATTCCCATATTCTTTCTGACACAGTGCTAATCGTTCTTGCAGATAATTGATATTGCCGTCCAAGAAATGTTTTTTCTGCATGAAATAGATAAACATCAAGCGGTTAAGCATGAGGGATGCGTACCACTCTTGATCGAACTGAGACTGAATACCAGCAATACGTTTAAGAAAGTCTTCATGCACTTTCTTAAATCGTTCATAAAACTTTTTCGTAACCTTATCAACGTCAAAAACTTTACTAGCTCGACTGGTTACATCAACTAAAGTGATTTTTTCTTCTTCTTCAAAAGAGATCGCGATCGCATCTAACTTTTGTAGCAATGCTTCGCCTGACTGGTTAGCATAAACTTTCTGCTCCCGCCTTGCGATTGGTTTGCCCTGCTCTCGCTTTACCCATTGCCAAATCTGTTGATTGAGATCGTAGTAAACGATGAAATGCTCACGACTATATTTGAGAGCTTCCTTATCGATCTTTGTTCTTGTGGCATAGTCAGGCACACTATTACAGCCATAGACCATCATTCCCCGTTTTTGGGCGATCTGTTTTAGTAGAAAATCTTGACCATCAATAGTTAGTAAAATCTCCTGACTTGAGGCTCTGTCCCACAATAATTCTTCAATGAATAGCGATTGAAAATCTAGCTGTTTGAGATAGTTACTGGCTTTCTTGCGATTGATAGGCATGACATTAACCTTTTGATAGACCTAGAGAACAAATAATTTGCGGTTCGTGGTGACGTTCATCTTCAGAGATAATGCACAGTCGTTCATCGGTGCGTAGCGCTAAAACCAGATTGGCTAACTGTTCATCGTCTATCCCATCTTTGAACCTACGGTTAAGCGTATCGATCGCAGACTGTCGCAATGGATAGCGGTAAATCTCTTCGACTGCCTTGGGTAAATCTGGCGGAACCAGTAAAGGATTACGCTCTGTCTCATGTTCTACATGGCGCTTGAGCCGTTCATAGGATCGAAACCTTGCACTCTTAGAACTGCCAAGCTGACCACCTGTATTCTTTTCTTCCTTGACCATCATCTTTGTCCCCTTGCTGACCAGTTCATGATGTTTTTCATCTCTAGGTATTGCTGGGGTGTTTGGTTCGCAAGCAGCAAGTCTAAGAATAGCTAACTGGGATTGAGTGACACTATTACCATTGCGATCGATATAGGCTAAAGCATCATTACCTTCTGCGGTGCGGACATAAACCATCACACCTTCCGGCTTGGTTGCTTCCGGACTATGCGATCGCGTTGAATACGAGACATTTGGCAATGACTCAATGGTTTTCTTCAATGCAGGGTTTTTATCAGTGGCATTTTTCCAGATTTGGTAAGCCTCAGAAGTAAGGTCAACTTCGTTGTCATCTTCGCTATCGTCATAGATACCAGACTTCTCGTTATACAAG
Encoded proteins:
- a CDS encoding Cap15 family cyclic dinucleotide receptor domain-containing protein, which translates into the protein MHSYATNSKDRETIPLWLAFIAVAFALMLTSTTKALHFEIPWWVDAPSVMGFYGIFYKLFDEFIWSWQFKKIRVSTIPDLQGTWVGCIHSSYNNNTYDDIYLSINQSWTNISICIATATSKSYSTMASVNTLEASDSTLKYEYMNEPIAQSVQTMSIHRGNANLTLSPDSQILEGEYFTGRGRQTYGSMKFTFISREILNRDKAISNYHSLSSKP
- a CDS encoding nucleotidyltransferase domain-containing protein, which produces MTISESQLATWSNKGADVTAKQTHEQIRNVLTSSNSVLTLTGYKEGRDYEIYLQGSYRNATNIRADSDVDILVQYNRAYTHDFSLLSDAEQSFLAINGFTGCPDPYLHWLIFYNHVLASLKCKLPRQVNQGNKSLKIAKSANRLGVDVIPCIQHRKYYSLNNFHQGMTLYTKQGMTLYTKNAALKIINFPKLHYQNGTYKNQSLTGERYKPTVRLFKNARLYLEEKGLIIKGSVPSYFLECLFYNVPDEKFKPSLQSTYQETVLWLHQQFQSGVAKKFICQNEQLYLFGNKADHWNFYSAKCFVNQLVNLWN
- a CDS encoding Eco57I restriction-modification methylase domain-containing protein, whose translation is MPINRKKASNYLKQLDFQSLFIEELLWDRASSQEILLTIDGQDFLLKQIAQKRGMMVYGCNSVPDYATRTKIDKEALKYSREHFIVYYDLNQQIWQWVKREQGKPIARREQKVYANQSGEALLQKLDAIAISFEEEEKITLVDVTSRASKVFDVDKVTKKFYERFKKVHEDFLKRIAGIQSQFDQEWYASLMLNRLMFIYFMQKKHFLDGNINYLQERLALCQKEYGNDQFYSFYRYFLLRLFHDGLGKQARTPELDKLLGKIPYLNGGLFEEHPLEQANTDIQIPDIAFTAIFNFFDQYDWHLDDRPLRSDKEINPDVLGYIFEKYINQKQMGAYYTKEDITEYISKNCIIPYLFDATQKESDGALWRLLRDSPDLYIYEAVRKGVDIPLPDDIEAGISDVSKRTNWNKSASADYALPTETWREHVARRTRCLDLREKLSKSEITKINDLITYNLDIRQFAQDAIGSCESADFLLAFYRAIEKISILDPTCGSGAFLFAALNILEPIYDACLDRMQGFIDDCDRSDDPKAAQRHQEFRQILENVGKHNNRRYFILKSIIINNLYGVDIMEEATEICKLRLFLKLVSQVEADPKKPNYGIEPLPDIDFNIRAGNTLVGFATLEEVRKAVNTESSGQGKLIFDDTLERIEKSAVAVDQIFQEFRSLQSVDNADSKQLVTKKNELRSSLGKLNDELDRYLADEYKKGQSKKPELFQKWKSSHQPFHWFVEFYGIVSQDGFDVIIGNPPYVELKKLTYVLKGYATEKSGNLYAPVIERCFSLTNKKGKSGMIIPHSAICTDRMECLINLFANINIWLSSYDVRPSKLFDDVDQRLLIYITAFSNKNLFTSKYHRWASGYRPFLFSILQYVSLETNNIVPNSIAKVCSEVELRILEKITSNSPLSLQQQLSLPKIFFHNAPRYFIRVMDTVPYFWNEREGEKISTQIKSLSFGNSHKTRIAGSVLNSNLFYWWFIAFSDSRHLNNREIDFFPLTIENISKQIAQQLVDLFEILNRDFEENKYRKEAYYKATGNVIYDEYYPKKSKPIIDEIDRILAQHYGFSPEELDFIINYDIKYRMGKDDGGED